One genomic region from Haloarcula taiwanensis encodes:
- a CDS encoding dihydroorotase (catalyzes the formation of N-carbamoyl-L-aspartate from (S)-dihydroorotate in pyrimidine biosynthesis), translating into MLIRNATLPDGRQRDVRVRGESIVEVGRDLAASDEHVIEATGKRLFPGMIDAHVHFRQPGYPHKETWESGSRAAAAGGVTTVVDQPNTDPPTIDGESFDQKAEFAADSIVDWGINGGVTADWIPNVLLRRRLFALGEVFLADSTGDMGIEADLFADALNAATDNDVPVTVHAEDADYFNDDAKARDDADAWSAFRTAKAEEKAVERACAVAKEHDATIHIAHTSTPEGVDIASEAGMTTEVTPHHLLLSRRDLSELGTFGRMNPPLRREKRRQKLYERVVDGTVDMIATDHAPHTREEKDASIWDAPSGVPGVETVLPLLLAEARDPDSGLTYERVRDLTARNPADVFDIQQKGAIEAGKDADLVLVDTTETSDISGETLHSKCGWTPFEGYDAVFPEWTMVRGTVVYERGDALDAADTTAQEDVFYDHQGENVRGADSERLE; encoded by the coding sequence ATGCTCATTCGTAACGCGACGCTGCCGGACGGCCGCCAACGCGACGTTCGGGTGCGTGGCGAGTCAATCGTCGAAGTCGGCCGCGATCTCGCCGCGTCCGACGAGCACGTCATCGAAGCGACCGGCAAGCGGCTGTTTCCGGGAATGATCGACGCCCACGTCCACTTCCGCCAGCCCGGCTACCCGCACAAGGAGACGTGGGAGAGCGGGTCGCGGGCCGCGGCAGCCGGCGGCGTCACAACCGTTGTCGACCAGCCAAACACCGACCCGCCGACTATCGACGGCGAGTCGTTTGACCAGAAAGCCGAGTTCGCTGCTGACTCTATCGTCGACTGGGGTATCAACGGCGGCGTTACGGCCGACTGGATTCCGAACGTCCTCCTGCGCCGTCGCCTGTTCGCACTCGGCGAGGTGTTTCTCGCGGATTCGACCGGCGACATGGGTATCGAGGCCGACCTCTTTGCCGATGCGCTGAACGCTGCCACCGACAACGACGTACCGGTCACGGTCCACGCCGAGGACGCCGACTACTTCAACGACGATGCCAAGGCCCGCGATGACGCCGACGCATGGAGCGCGTTCCGGACTGCAAAGGCCGAAGAGAAAGCCGTCGAGCGGGCCTGTGCAGTCGCGAAAGAGCACGACGCGACGATACACATCGCCCACACGTCCACGCCGGAGGGCGTCGACATCGCCAGCGAAGCCGGGATGACGACCGAGGTAACGCCACACCATTTGCTGCTTTCCCGGCGTGACCTCTCTGAGCTGGGGACCTTCGGGCGGATGAATCCGCCCCTGCGCCGCGAGAAGCGCCGACAGAAACTCTACGAGCGCGTCGTCGACGGCACCGTCGATATGATTGCGACGGACCACGCCCCACACACTCGCGAGGAGAAAGACGCCAGCATCTGGGACGCGCCGTCGGGCGTCCCTGGCGTCGAGACGGTCCTCCCGCTCCTACTGGCCGAAGCCCGTGACCCGGACAGCGGGCTCACCTACGAGCGCGTTCGCGACCTCACCGCACGCAATCCTGCCGACGTGTTCGACATCCAACAGAAGGGGGCCATCGAAGCCGGAAAGGACGCCGACCTCGTGCTCGTTGACACGACCGAAACGAGCGACATCAGCGGTGAGACGCTCCACTCGAAATGTGGCTGGACGCCGTTTGAGGGCTACGATGCGGTGTTCCCTGAATGGACGATGGTCCGGGGTACAGTTGTCTACGAGCGCGGCGACGCGCTGGACGCTGCCGACACAACAGCCCAGGAAGATGTGTTCTACGATCATCAGGGCGAGAACGTCCGGGGCGCGGACAGCGAACGACTAGAATAA
- a CDS encoding lipoate--protein ligase, producing MRLLRGRTADPETDFERTREMAETVAEDREPALRAWRPHGQVAFGRRDANSDGYDRACRAARDQGYTVIERAVGGRAVAYTGSTVSFSLAVPTEDPRGTIDDRYEWTKAAVKRALDDCGITARTGEPDAAFCPGSHSLQADGKITGLAQRVRQSVAVVGGIVVVRDHEAIAGVLAPVYEALDVRFDTQSVGSVADAGGTDDPDRVIAALEQSLADGREVSVSAIRET from the coding sequence ATGCGTCTGCTACGGGGCCGCACTGCCGACCCCGAAACCGACTTCGAGCGGACCCGTGAGATGGCTGAGACGGTCGCCGAAGACCGCGAACCAGCCCTGCGAGCCTGGCGACCGCACGGACAGGTCGCGTTCGGCCGCCGTGACGCGAACAGCGACGGCTACGACCGAGCGTGCCGGGCTGCCCGCGACCAGGGGTACACCGTCATCGAGCGCGCTGTGGGGGGCCGCGCCGTCGCATACACCGGATCGACCGTTTCGTTCTCTCTCGCCGTCCCGACCGAGGACCCGCGAGGGACGATCGACGACCGCTACGAGTGGACCAAAGCCGCTGTAAAACGTGCCCTCGATGACTGCGGTATCACCGCTCGGACCGGGGAACCAGACGCCGCGTTCTGTCCGGGGAGCCACTCGCTTCAGGCTGACGGCAAAATAACTGGACTCGCCCAGCGCGTCCGCCAGTCTGTCGCCGTTGTCGGCGGCATCGTCGTCGTTCGGGACCACGAGGCCATCGCAGGGGTGCTGGCCCCAGTCTACGAGGCACTCGATGTCCGGTTCGACACACAGAGCGTCGGGAGTGTCGCTGATGCTGGAGGCACCGACGACCCTGACCGAGTCATCGCGGCGCTGGAGCAGTCGCTGGCTGACGGCCGCGAGGTGTCGGTGAGCGCTATCCGAGAGACTTAG
- a CDS encoding cysteine hydrolase has protein sequence MELDPAQTALVVVDMQNGFCHPDGILYAPDSEAAIESCTELVDRARDAGAKIVFTRDVHPPDQFEDTHYYDEFDRWGEHVVEGSWETELVEDLDPQDEDLVVVKHTYDAFYQTELEGWLDAHGVKDLAICGTLANVCVLHTASSAGLRDYRPVLVEDAVGYIEEEHREYALDHAEWLFGELTDRDDLTFA, from the coding sequence ATGGAACTCGACCCAGCACAGACCGCCCTGGTCGTCGTCGATATGCAGAACGGCTTCTGCCACCCCGATGGAATCCTCTACGCACCGGACAGCGAAGCGGCCATCGAGTCCTGCACCGAACTCGTCGACCGTGCCCGTGACGCTGGCGCGAAGATTGTGTTCACCCGCGACGTGCATCCGCCCGACCAGTTCGAAGACACCCACTACTACGACGAGTTCGACCGGTGGGGCGAACACGTCGTCGAAGGTTCTTGGGAGACTGAACTCGTCGAGGACCTCGACCCGCAGGACGAGGATCTGGTCGTCGTCAAGCACACCTACGACGCCTTCTACCAGACGGAACTCGAAGGCTGGCTCGACGCCCACGGGGTCAAGGACCTGGCTATCTGTGGCACGCTCGCGAACGTCTGTGTGCTCCACACCGCTTCCAGTGCCGGCCTGCGCGACTACCGCCCGGTCCTCGTCGAGGACGCCGTCGGCTACATCGAGGAGGAGCACCGCGAGTACGCACTGGACCACGCCGAGTGGCTGTTCGGTGAACTGACTGACCGTGACGACCTCACGTTCGCCTGA
- a CDS encoding nicotinate phosphoribosyltransferase (catalyzes the formation of 5-phospho-alpha-D-ribose 1-diphosphate and nicotinate from nicotinate D-ribonucleotide and diphosphate) — protein sequence MSEEFDIVSPEAIREGRATDAYFDRTMEALEHAGKNPDVVAEVTANQFATGTWKLLAGLKDAARLLDGRAVDADALPEGQLFDGGPVMRIEGSYRDFCRLETALLGFLSHPTGIATRALEARHAAPESTVLSFGSRHVHPSIGAMVERAALLGGLDGISNVAAGEVIGREAGGTMPHALMICFGRGNQEAAWRAFDEAVPEETPRIALTDTYSDEADEALRAAEAIDDLAGVRLDTTGSRRGDFRHIVREVRWTLDAYGHEDVDLFLSGGLTPTTLRELREVADGFGVGSYVANADPLDFALDIVEVDGEPAAKRGKLTGKKSVYRTESGGHHVGLADREGPAEAESLMRPLVRDGEVVREFDLDSAIERAASDAERVGYEGVGDE from the coding sequence ATGAGCGAGGAGTTCGATATCGTCTCGCCAGAGGCGATTCGCGAGGGACGGGCGACCGACGCCTACTTCGACCGGACGATGGAGGCGCTAGAGCACGCGGGTAAGAACCCGGACGTGGTCGCCGAGGTGACGGCGAACCAGTTCGCGACGGGGACCTGGAAACTGCTGGCCGGGCTGAAAGACGCCGCGCGGTTGCTCGACGGGCGCGCCGTCGACGCCGACGCGCTCCCCGAAGGACAGCTGTTCGACGGCGGTCCAGTGATGCGAATCGAGGGGTCCTACCGGGATTTCTGTCGGCTGGAGACCGCGCTCCTCGGTTTTCTCTCACATCCAACAGGCATCGCGACGCGGGCGTTAGAAGCGCGCCACGCCGCGCCGGAGTCGACGGTGCTATCCTTTGGCTCGCGCCACGTCCACCCCTCGATAGGGGCGATGGTCGAGCGGGCGGCGCTACTGGGTGGCCTCGACGGCATCTCGAACGTCGCCGCCGGCGAGGTCATCGGCCGCGAAGCCGGCGGGACGATGCCCCACGCGCTGATGATCTGCTTCGGCCGAGGCAACCAGGAGGCGGCGTGGCGAGCGTTCGACGAGGCAGTCCCCGAGGAGACGCCCCGCATCGCGCTGACCGACACCTACAGCGACGAGGCCGACGAGGCGCTGCGGGCGGCCGAGGCCATCGACGACCTCGCGGGCGTCCGCCTGGACACCACCGGGTCCCGCCGCGGCGACTTCCGGCACATCGTCCGCGAGGTCCGGTGGACGCTGGACGCCTACGGCCACGAGGACGTGGACTTGTTCCTCTCCGGGGGGCTGACGCCGACGACGCTCCGGGAACTCCGGGAGGTGGCCGACGGCTTCGGCGTCGGGAGCTACGTCGCCAACGCCGACCCGCTGGACTTCGCGCTGGACATCGTCGAGGTGGACGGCGAGCCGGCGGCAAAGCGGGGCAAGCTCACCGGCAAGAAGTCGGTGTACCGGACCGAATCGGGCGGCCACCACGTCGGGCTGGCCGACCGCGAGGGACCGGCCGAGGCCGAGTCGCTCATGAGGCCACTGGTTCGGGACGGCGAAGTCGTCCGGGAGTTCGATCTTGATTCTGCCATCGAGCGCGCGGCGTCGGACGCCGAGCGGGTCGGCTACGAGGGCGTCGGGGACGAGTAA